Proteins co-encoded in one Listeria ivanovii subsp. ivanovii genomic window:
- a CDS encoding CCA tRNA nucleotidyltransferase: MNDVFKKALPVLQKLTTEGFEAYFVGGSVRDYLLNRTISDVDIATSAYPEEVKTIFASTYDTGIAHGTVTVRENNEYYEVTTFRTEGAYEDYRRPSEVTFIRSLEEDLLRRDFTMNAIAMDENFDLHDPFLGQNSIRKKEIRAVGKASERFHEDALRMMRAIRFLSQLDFHLEKETEAALQNQIGLLKHTSFERITVEWVKMVKGSAIKRAMELLLKVEMESFLPGLKGKAAALSDFASWNWDKRESEMAIWLGLVVAVKPNNLTAFLKAWKLPNKTVQLVNKTYQYALTKKTDWSEEELYHAGVEAFSLVNELNTIRFGENQLELLTKAYQALPIHSKKDLAITGADLLKWSGEKAGPWMKETLDKIERAVILKELKNEKNAIRRWLGYHEE; the protein is encoded by the coding sequence ATGAATGACGTTTTTAAAAAGGCGCTTCCGGTATTGCAAAAATTAACTACTGAGGGTTTTGAAGCGTATTTTGTTGGCGGGTCTGTCAGAGATTATTTGCTAAATAGAACGATATCCGATGTGGATATTGCAACCAGTGCCTATCCAGAAGAAGTAAAGACAATTTTCGCTTCGACCTATGATACGGGAATCGCCCATGGAACAGTTACGGTTAGAGAAAATAACGAATACTATGAAGTGACTACTTTCCGAACAGAAGGGGCTTATGAAGATTATCGTCGCCCGAGTGAAGTAACTTTCATTCGTTCACTAGAAGAAGATTTATTACGCCGAGATTTTACGATGAACGCGATTGCAATGGATGAGAATTTTGACTTGCATGATCCTTTTTTAGGTCAAAATTCGATTCGAAAGAAAGAAATCCGGGCAGTGGGAAAAGCCTCCGAACGCTTTCATGAAGATGCACTCAGAATGATGCGCGCGATACGTTTTCTTAGCCAACTAGACTTTCATTTAGAAAAGGAGACAGAAGCGGCCTTACAAAATCAAATTGGTTTGTTAAAGCATACATCTTTTGAGAGAATAACAGTAGAATGGGTGAAAATGGTAAAAGGTTCTGCTATTAAACGGGCAATGGAACTACTCTTAAAAGTCGAAATGGAATCCTTTTTACCTGGCTTAAAAGGAAAAGCAGCTGCACTTAGCGACTTTGCTAGTTGGAACTGGGATAAGCGAGAATCGGAAATGGCTATTTGGCTTGGATTAGTAGTTGCTGTGAAGCCGAATAATCTGACTGCTTTTTTGAAGGCGTGGAAATTGCCAAACAAAACTGTACAGCTAGTTAATAAAACGTATCAGTATGCGTTAACTAAAAAAACAGACTGGTCTGAAGAAGAACTTTATCATGCTGGTGTAGAAGCTTTTTCTTTAGTAAATGAATTAAATACCATCCGGTTTGGTGAAAATCAACTGGAACTGCTCACAAAAGCTTATCAAGCACTTCCGATTCACTCCAAAAAAGATCTTGCAATCACTGGGGCTGATTTACTGAAATGGTCAGGTGAAAAGGCAGGTCCTTGGATGAAGGAAACACTTGATAAAATCGAACGAGCAGTTATTTTGAAAGAATTGAAGAATGAAAAAAACGCGATAAGAAGGTGGCTTGGCTATCATGAAGAATAA
- the mgsA gene encoding methylglyoxal synthase, whose translation MHIALIAHDEKKELMVGFATAYKHLLEPHELYATGTTGMRVIEATGLTVHRFKSGPLGGDQQIGARISENKMDLVIFLRDPLTAQPHEPDVTALIRLCDVYEIPLATNIGTAEILIRGLGAGFLDWRDLRRNDE comes from the coding sequence ATGCATATCGCACTAATTGCGCACGACGAGAAGAAAGAGTTGATGGTAGGATTTGCGACTGCATATAAACATTTACTAGAGCCGCATGAGTTATATGCGACTGGTACAACGGGAATGCGTGTTATCGAAGCAACCGGTTTAACCGTACATCGTTTTAAGTCTGGTCCGCTTGGTGGCGATCAGCAAATTGGTGCCCGTATTTCCGAAAATAAAATGGATTTAGTTATTTTTTTACGTGATCCTTTAACTGCACAACCCCATGAACCTGATGTGACGGCACTTATTAGACTATGTGATGTATACGAAATTCCCCTCGCGACAAACATTGGTACAGCAGAAATTTTAATTCGTGGGTTAGGTGCTGGTTTTCTTGATTGGCGGGATTTACGAAGAAACGATGAATAA
- the dapB gene encoding 4-hydroxy-tetrahydrodipicolinate reductase — MKVAVSGFKGRMGHEVVKTILREADLELIAVLDHEPKEKNIHEIAEFSSLNVPVYADLARMLEEEKPDCVVDFTTPKVGYTNTKIILEHGVRAVVGTTGFQPEQIAELREIAESKKIGALIAPNFAVGAVLMMQFAQKAAKYFPNVEIIELHHDNKLDAPSGTAVKTAEMMAEVRDYVKQGAADEVELIEGARGGEFEGMRIHSVRLPGLVAHQEVIFGAEGQGLTLRHDSYDRISFMSGVALSVRKTKELETLVYGLENILD; from the coding sequence ATGAAAGTAGCAGTATCTGGATTTAAAGGAAGAATGGGACACGAGGTTGTCAAAACCATTTTAAGAGAAGCTGATTTAGAACTTATTGCGGTATTAGATCATGAACCAAAAGAGAAAAACATCCATGAAATAGCCGAATTTAGCTCTTTAAATGTACCTGTTTATGCTGATTTAGCTAGGATGTTGGAAGAGGAAAAACCTGATTGTGTAGTTGACTTTACAACACCTAAAGTAGGGTATACTAACACAAAAATAATCTTAGAACATGGCGTTCGTGCAGTTGTGGGAACGACTGGATTTCAACCAGAACAAATTGCTGAACTAAGAGAAATCGCTGAATCTAAAAAAATTGGCGCATTAATTGCTCCAAACTTTGCTGTCGGAGCTGTTTTAATGATGCAATTCGCCCAAAAAGCAGCTAAATATTTCCCGAATGTAGAAATTATCGAATTACATCATGATAATAAATTAGACGCGCCAAGTGGTACAGCTGTTAAAACGGCAGAAATGATGGCGGAAGTACGAGATTACGTTAAACAAGGTGCAGCAGACGAAGTAGAATTGATAGAAGGTGCAAGAGGTGGAGAGTTTGAAGGAATGCGCATTCATAGTGTCCGTCTACCTGGATTAGTTGCTCATCAAGAAGTGATTTTTGGTGCAGAAGGTCAAGGGCTAACTTTACGTCATGATTCCTATGACCGGATTTCCTTTATGTCAGGCGTAGCACTTTCAGTTCGTAAAACAAAAGAATTAGAAACACTTGTTTATGGATTAGAAAATATTTTAGACTAA
- a CDS encoding nucleotide pyrophosphohydrolase has protein sequence MVKTMAEIQKEVDDFIGGFEEGYFSPLAMMARITEETGELAREINHYYGEKPKKSSESEKTVVEELGDCLFVLTCMANSLGIDMEEAHDTVLAKFKERDKNRWTKKEEQAE, from the coding sequence ATGGTGAAAACAATGGCAGAAATACAAAAAGAAGTGGACGATTTCATTGGTGGATTCGAGGAAGGTTATTTTTCCCCGCTAGCAATGATGGCCCGAATTACGGAAGAAACTGGCGAACTAGCTCGGGAAATTAATCATTATTATGGCGAAAAGCCAAAAAAATCAAGTGAATCAGAAAAAACGGTAGTAGAAGAACTTGGCGATTGCTTATTTGTGCTTACCTGTATGGCTAATTCACTTGGTATTGATATGGAGGAAGCGCACGACACTGTGTTAGCAAAATTCAAAGAACGCGATAAAAATCGCTGGACTAAGAAGGAGGAACAAGCAGAATGA
- a CDS encoding YitT family protein: MLKTLRTKNICFIMLGTAIYAFGLVNFNIANNLGEGGLAGVTLFLLHFFQIDPAYSNLVLNIPLFILGWRVLGNRSLIYTGVGTVSLSLFLWIFQRIPYTLDLHSDLLLVALFAGGFSGIGLGLVFRYGGTTGGSDIIAKLLNHTKGISMGRTLFAIDAIVLLVSLSYLDIRQVMYTLVAVFIGSRVIDFVQEGAYAARGALIISKNNDLIASHVMLSMNRGVTVLEGRGGFSKSEQDVLYIVVAKNEIVQLKNIVQAVDPHAFVSVSVVHDVMGEGFTLDENKNPIY; this comes from the coding sequence ATGCTAAAAACACTGCGCACCAAAAACATTTGTTTTATCATGCTCGGGACAGCGATTTATGCTTTCGGACTCGTAAACTTTAATATCGCCAATAATTTAGGAGAAGGCGGCCTTGCTGGTGTAACACTTTTCTTGCTTCATTTCTTTCAAATTGATCCAGCTTACTCCAACTTAGTCCTAAATATCCCATTATTTATTTTAGGCTGGCGTGTTTTAGGCAACCGTTCGCTTATCTACACAGGGGTCGGAACAGTTAGTTTATCGCTATTTTTGTGGATTTTCCAGCGTATTCCTTATACCTTAGATTTACATAGTGACTTACTACTAGTCGCACTGTTTGCAGGTGGTTTTAGTGGCATTGGATTAGGTCTAGTATTCCGGTACGGTGGAACAACTGGTGGTAGCGATATTATTGCCAAGCTACTAAACCATACAAAAGGAATTAGCATGGGACGAACGCTTTTTGCGATTGATGCGATTGTCCTTCTTGTCTCCCTTTCATACCTAGACATTCGCCAAGTGATGTATACGCTTGTCGCAGTTTTCATCGGTTCACGTGTCATCGATTTTGTCCAAGAAGGCGCTTATGCAGCTCGTGGGGCACTTATTATCTCCAAAAATAATGACTTAATCGCCTCTCATGTAATGCTTTCGATGAACCGCGGTGTGACAGTTTTAGAAGGCCGTGGTGGTTTTTCCAAAAGCGAGCAAGACGTTCTGTATATTGTTGTCGCTAAAAATGAAATTGTTCAGTTGAAAAATATCGTCCAAGCAGTCGATCCTCATGCATTTGTATCCGTTAGTGTCGTTCATGATGTGATGGGCGAAGGATTTACATTAGACGAAAATAAAAATCCTATTTACTAA